A genomic segment from Klebsiella africana encodes:
- a CDS encoding type II secretion system protein N: protein MKAKAIAGGLLLVLYLLWLTATAPARLLAPMLPPGVQVGHLSGSIWRGAAQPVYWHGERLERLAWSLTLAGWQIALSDPRGVEGQARLWGLRDLRLQEGRLTAPASLISRWLMSTMPVNAAGEVTFSLTEGRFSDGRCQQITAGRALWRQARLHSPVGSLELAQVNGTFRCTADGAVALTLRQDSHQLSLSGQGTLSPDGRYLFRGTLQSRQGMPPLLALLVTRPAANNAPGPTPWQIQGNWRQQEKK from the coding sequence ATGAAAGCTAAAGCGATCGCCGGTGGGCTGCTGCTGGTCCTCTATCTGTTGTGGCTCACCGCTACGGCTCCGGCGCGCCTGCTGGCCCCCATGCTGCCGCCCGGCGTTCAGGTGGGCCACCTCAGCGGCAGCATCTGGCGCGGCGCAGCGCAGCCGGTCTACTGGCACGGCGAACGGCTTGAGCGGCTGGCGTGGTCGTTGACCCTGGCTGGCTGGCAGATCGCGCTCAGCGATCCCCGCGGCGTCGAGGGCCAGGCCCGGCTGTGGGGCCTTCGCGATCTGCGCCTACAGGAGGGGCGGCTCACCGCGCCCGCCAGCCTGATCAGCCGCTGGTTGATGTCGACCATGCCCGTCAACGCCGCGGGGGAGGTCACCTTCAGTCTGACCGAAGGGCGCTTTAGCGACGGGCGCTGCCAGCAAATCACCGCCGGACGCGCACTGTGGCGGCAGGCCCGACTGCACTCCCCGGTCGGCAGCCTGGAGCTGGCCCAGGTCAATGGCACCTTCCGCTGCACGGCAGACGGCGCCGTGGCGCTGACCCTCCGTCAGGACTCTCATCAGCTGAGCCTCAGCGGCCAGGGGACTCTGTCGCCCGATGGCCGCTATCTCTTTCGCGGTACGCTGCAGTCCCGGCAGGGGATGCCGCCGCTGCTGGCGCTGCTGGTCACGCGCCCGGCAGCGAATAACGCCCCGGGCCCGACGCCGTGGCAGATTCAGGGGAATTGGCGACAACAGGAGAAAAAATGA